From a region of the uncultured Draconibacterium sp. genome:
- a CDS encoding GH92 family glycosyl hydrolase: MKTKQIVFLIFLSLYLNVWNIHAQSYAQLVDPLIGSKGDGLGCGYSYIGATYPFGMVQFSPGFFTPQRGFGITQLSGAGCANMGNFPVIPLAGELQKSPNDMDGFKPYVEVNEANAGFLSVLMEDDTQAELTVNKRSGIARFTFAGEKGTVIIGAGVSATFVENARIEITSPTSCEGFSYGGDFCGAKTPYKIYFAAEFDREAEGSGVWMKKNLLGSAKLAYGKNSGAYFSFDTKNDQEVEYRIAISFVSIENARENLRQSAMENGFDAYRQSASKVWNENLGKIKVASDKQDDLVQFYTHFYHTLIHPNLVSDFNGEYIGADYKVHKAQKGRDVYSSFSVWDTYRTQAQLVAMLYPKEASDMMQSLVDFADQAGGYGRWMLANIETGIMQGDPTPILIANSYAFGATDFDTEKAFFHMKRGATIPRLYSQDREIRPYLRAYNEKGIAPASMLLEYTSADYAIGQFALQALKNEKEASFFTQRSNNWKNLYNPQINWLCSRHENGTWKSIHHDWREATYKNYFWMVPYDLETLIDTIGGKKVAEARLDTLFERLDASYDEDWYAAGNEPDFQVPWIYNWTDSPEKTNKVIQRIFNEMYNSSSSGLPGNDDLGTMGAWYVFASVGLYPMMPGVGGFSVNIPRFSEISVELPEGQLIISGGSKQASEIRVLKINGKKHNPLWLDWKELENGAEIQINTR; the protein is encoded by the coding sequence ATGAAAACCAAACAAATTGTGTTTCTTATATTTCTTTCGCTATACCTGAATGTTTGGAATATACACGCGCAATCTTATGCGCAATTGGTAGATCCGCTTATAGGCAGCAAAGGTGACGGGCTGGGCTGTGGATATAGCTACATTGGGGCAACCTATCCTTTTGGGATGGTACAATTCTCTCCCGGCTTTTTTACACCTCAAAGAGGATTTGGAATTACCCAGCTAAGTGGAGCCGGCTGTGCCAACATGGGTAATTTTCCAGTTATACCTTTAGCCGGCGAACTGCAAAAATCTCCCAACGACATGGACGGATTTAAGCCTTATGTTGAAGTGAATGAGGCAAACGCCGGATTTCTGTCGGTGTTGATGGAAGATGACACACAGGCAGAATTAACAGTTAATAAACGTTCGGGAATTGCACGATTTACTTTCGCAGGCGAAAAGGGGACAGTTATTATCGGAGCCGGAGTTAGTGCAACTTTTGTTGAAAATGCCCGCATTGAAATAACTTCTCCAACAAGCTGCGAAGGATTTAGTTATGGCGGTGATTTTTGCGGCGCTAAAACACCCTATAAAATTTATTTTGCAGCCGAATTCGACAGAGAAGCTGAGGGTTCCGGGGTATGGATGAAAAAGAATTTACTCGGTTCAGCTAAACTGGCATATGGGAAAAACTCAGGCGCTTATTTTTCTTTTGATACAAAAAACGATCAGGAAGTTGAATACCGAATTGCAATATCGTTTGTGTCGATTGAGAATGCACGCGAAAATTTACGCCAGTCGGCAATGGAAAATGGCTTTGACGCTTATCGCCAATCGGCCTCAAAAGTATGGAACGAGAATCTTGGAAAGATAAAGGTGGCGAGCGACAAACAAGACGATCTTGTTCAGTTCTATACCCATTTCTACCACACTTTAATTCATCCCAACCTGGTAAGTGATTTTAATGGCGAATATATTGGTGCTGATTATAAAGTGCATAAAGCGCAAAAAGGCAGAGATGTTTACAGCTCGTTTAGTGTTTGGGACACTTATCGCACGCAGGCACAGCTGGTGGCTATGCTTTATCCGAAAGAAGCCAGCGATATGATGCAATCGTTGGTTGATTTTGCAGATCAGGCCGGAGGTTATGGCCGCTGGATGTTGGCCAACATCGAAACCGGAATTATGCAGGGCGATCCAACACCAATTCTTATTGCCAATTCGTATGCATTTGGAGCCACTGATTTCGATACCGAAAAAGCCTTCTTTCATATGAAAAGAGGAGCGACTATTCCGAGGCTGTATTCGCAGGACCGAGAGATTCGCCCTTATTTGAGAGCATATAACGAAAAAGGAATTGCTCCGGCATCAATGCTTTTAGAATATACTTCGGCAGATTATGCAATTGGGCAATTTGCTCTTCAAGCTTTGAAAAACGAGAAAGAAGCATCCTTCTTTACACAACGATCAAACAATTGGAAGAATTTATACAATCCGCAAATCAACTGGCTTTGCTCCCGTCACGAAAACGGAACATGGAAAAGTATTCACCACGATTGGCGGGAAGCAACTTACAAAAACTATTTCTGGATGGTTCCCTACGATCTGGAAACCTTGATCGATACTATTGGCGGGAAAAAGGTGGCAGAAGCACGGCTGGATACTCTTTTTGAACGTCTTGACGCATCGTACGACGAAGACTGGTATGCTGCCGGAAACGAACCAGATTTTCAGGTTCCGTGGATCTACAACTGGACGGACTCGCCCGAGAAAACAAATAAAGTAATTCAGCGAATTTTTAACGAAATGTACAACAGTAGCTCTTCCGGATTACCTGGTAACGACGATTTAGGGACAATGGGAGCCTGGTATGTATTTGCTTCAGTTGGCTTGTATCCGATGATGCCGGGAGTAGGTGGTTTTTCGGTTAATATTCCACGCTTTTCAGAAATATCGGTAGAACTGCCCGAAGGTCAGTTGATTATTTCCGGTGGCTCAAAACAAGCATCTGAAATTCGAGTCCTGAAGATAAATGGAAAAAAACATAATCCGCTTTGGTTGGACTGGAAAGAGCTAGAAAACGGAGCAGAGATTCAAATTAATACACGATAA
- a CDS encoding Gfo/Idh/MocA family oxidoreductase: MRSSRRSFLRNVATGATGVVLGSSAMAMSAKSYSRVIGANDRLQVAFMGCGRRVSAYYNMVKDSKNNVDLAYICDVMKKQRERVAHNLKGKVSGDANLINDIRVALEDKKVDAVFNATPDHWHAPGAWLAMEHGKHVYLEKPCTHNPAEGEILVALQKKYDRLIQMGNQQRSSDYTKAIIKDIHNGRIGDVYRAVAFYSNNRDSVVVPKPAPVPQGLDWDLWQGPAPREEYKHNTWDYNWHWYGWKWGTAESGNNGTHELDVARWALNVDYPEYVDVQAAKRHYKNDGWEMYDTAYASFRFPDDKVIAWDGKSRNSHKTYGGDRGTVIYGTDGSVFVDRNGYKVYDRSGKLISNNKSDGDEAGTALGGGGSMTDAHVINFFDAIRGKTNELNSPIEMGAKSQMLTHYVNIGYRIKKSFEVDPENGGIFDRDAMKLWGREYEKGWSPKV, from the coding sequence ATGAGATCATCCAGAAGAAGTTTTTTAAGAAATGTAGCAACCGGAGCAACAGGTGTAGTTTTAGGAAGTTCTGCAATGGCCATGTCGGCTAAAAGTTATTCACGGGTAATTGGAGCCAACGATCGTTTGCAAGTGGCATTTATGGGTTGTGGACGCCGGGTAAGTGCCTATTATAATATGGTGAAGGATTCTAAAAACAATGTTGACTTAGCTTATATCTGTGATGTAATGAAAAAGCAACGTGAACGGGTTGCGCATAATTTAAAAGGAAAGGTTTCAGGAGATGCCAATTTAATTAACGATATCCGTGTTGCTTTAGAAGACAAAAAAGTAGACGCAGTGTTTAATGCTACTCCCGATCACTGGCACGCGCCTGGTGCATGGTTGGCAATGGAGCACGGAAAGCACGTTTATTTGGAAAAACCATGTACACATAATCCGGCCGAAGGTGAGATTTTGGTTGCCTTGCAAAAAAAGTACGATCGGTTAATTCAGATGGGAAATCAACAGCGTTCGTCAGATTATACAAAAGCAATAATTAAAGATATTCACAATGGGCGGATTGGTGATGTATACCGGGCCGTCGCGTTTTACTCAAATAATAGGGATAGTGTAGTAGTTCCAAAACCAGCCCCTGTCCCCCAGGGGTTGGATTGGGACTTATGGCAGGGACCAGCCCCCCGCGAGGAATACAAGCATAATACATGGGATTACAACTGGCATTGGTATGGTTGGAAATGGGGAACAGCAGAATCGGGAAACAACGGAACACACGAACTGGATGTTGCACGTTGGGCATTGAATGTTGATTATCCTGAGTACGTTGATGTTCAGGCAGCTAAGCGTCATTATAAAAATGATGGCTGGGAAATGTACGACACTGCTTATGCTTCTTTTCGTTTTCCTGATGATAAAGTAATTGCCTGGGATGGCAAGAGCCGTAATTCGCACAAAACTTATGGTGGCGACAGAGGAACCGTTATTTATGGAACTGATGGTTCTGTTTTTGTCGACCGGAATGGATACAAAGTATACGACCGCAGCGGAAAGTTAATATCCAATAACAAGTCAGACGGCGACGAGGCCGGAACAGCACTTGGAGGTGGCGGTTCAATGACTGATGCTCACGTTATTAATTTCTTTGATGCAATTCGGGGAAAAACAAATGAGCTGAATTCTCCAATAGAAATGGGCGCTAAAAGCCAGATGCTTACTCACTACGTTAATATCGGTTATCGTATAAAAAAATCTTTTGAGGTAGATCCTGAGAACGGTGGGATTTTCGATCGCGATGCCATGAAACTGTGGGGGCGCGAATACGAAAAAGGCTGGAGCCCGAAAGTTTAA
- a CDS encoding response regulator, with amino-acid sequence MRNGHNTLIITLLITIASCTNSFAQFIRFDHFDTREGLSQNNINSLIADSTGYIWMGTIEGITRFDGSKFDILRSVPSQPNTLEGNYIEKLSSCPNGNVWVHIQDRGLNLYDASKENFRIFNDSCFYPANALHTTSLLSALDTVLWFTDPNGLYTYNLEKNKTTKLESPPGRNYLIYSGEKKALLWGSLGIYIYSMSEKEKTPKKIVDQPIRNISQVYNDSLVLVNTGFLEILNIKTGQLKRVPHNKQLNDYLRGNRVLALAGYNNEIWLGLTTCLVQVIMNGDKIDDVSKYSYDPFNEYSFHGQDAANFAFDKEGNLWIGTSKYGVNLYSRQKNLFSHHSISILSKADQEVDPIRAICKSADGNIWVGFDRLGLVRITPDNQQVLYSDIYFPGNTTQSLENIRSIYEDSNGKLWIGSGKGLCSYNPTNNHVESTILKYGWEWPDVCYRMHEFDQGKLTITNQFGIGIIDLKNGKLEKIQMPDNYAPWSIRSITKDKNLNFWFVSGDIGMCKLTPEGELTYFTYEKDKFSDSKLYSQEIVGDTMWIGSNTGLMAFDINKEKVVASYFEKNGLSNNLVYSTIKSGDYLWISTNRGINRLSLKDFTIEKYLTDNLFMDDAFFHDSEGEIYFGGYDGFVSFNPNQIKSNTTPPNPVITNLFINNKKILPGDPISEKRTLPASLLNLNLLELDYNSNTFSLAFDAFPFDYPDLTYFRYRLAGLSSEWVMTPTNSNRAIFTNLPPGDYTFEVQASKNAQLWSSPIQLKLSIIPPFYLTRWFKSLVIFFILIVFYSIVKIRIYTIKRWNIQLEKQIKEQTQSIEEQKNKIIAQKEKMVTLNKKLHEADQAKLRYYTNLSHEFRTPLTIILGNIEVLKEQRVNQYILKNIKKSSDRLFRLVNQFIDLHKYDHGDLKLQISKFDIVSFTKEITDTFNEYALRKNIQIEVLKQNDSIPLWLDKDKTDKIIYNILSNAIKYTKDDGYIFIDFEKQEDGVVIKITDTGIGISKQEQNKIFDRFFRSEKINNYTDGHGMGLTLVKALVEIQKGIISCSSQEEMGTTFKVFFKYGREHFKPSDITEDESISSIKEIVLPTIPSIDPGNPSGNEILLVEDNPDLLEYLSSLLGKYYKIRSATNGKEALEKLEESIPELIITDLMMPIMDGLSLSKAVKEKQETRFIPIIILTAKTDTSSKIEGYQTNIDDYIEKPFSPNLLLSRVNNVLNKYQSIRKDIEQFSASRNDNWSEDDKLFFKKILIILDSNFSDPEFNADTLSSLIGMSRVTFYRRMKKLNQENPGEFIRKYRLKKASNLIKEGSKTISEIASEVGFQSLPHFRKCFKEEYGTTPSEYKN; translated from the coding sequence ATGAGAAACGGACACAATACACTAATAATCACACTATTAATAACAATCGCATCATGTACAAATTCGTTCGCACAATTTATTCGTTTCGATCATTTTGATACAAGAGAAGGTCTTTCGCAGAATAATATTAATAGTTTAATAGCTGATTCAACGGGCTATATATGGATGGGAACAATTGAAGGAATTACTCGCTTTGATGGTAGTAAATTTGATATTTTGCGCTCAGTTCCTTCTCAGCCAAATACGCTTGAAGGAAACTATATTGAAAAATTATCGTCATGCCCAAACGGAAATGTTTGGGTACATATTCAAGACCGAGGACTAAATTTATATGACGCATCAAAAGAAAATTTTCGAATATTCAACGATTCATGTTTTTATCCGGCGAACGCACTACACACAACAAGTCTACTTTCTGCACTAGACACCGTATTGTGGTTTACCGATCCTAACGGACTCTATACTTACAATCTGGAAAAAAACAAAACTACAAAGCTGGAATCTCCCCCGGGAAGAAATTACTTGATTTATTCAGGAGAGAAAAAAGCACTGCTTTGGGGAAGCCTGGGAATATATATCTATTCTATGTCCGAAAAAGAGAAAACTCCAAAAAAGATTGTAGACCAACCAATACGAAATATCTCGCAAGTTTATAACGATTCACTGGTACTGGTAAATACCGGTTTTTTAGAAATACTCAATATTAAAACCGGACAACTAAAAAGAGTTCCACACAACAAGCAACTAAATGATTATTTAAGAGGCAATAGAGTTTTAGCACTTGCAGGTTACAACAACGAAATTTGGCTAGGTTTAACAACATGTTTAGTTCAGGTTATAATGAATGGGGACAAAATAGACGACGTTTCCAAATATTCTTATGATCCTTTTAACGAATACTCTTTTCATGGTCAAGACGCCGCAAACTTTGCATTTGACAAAGAGGGAAATTTATGGATCGGAACCTCAAAGTATGGTGTCAATCTATACTCGCGACAAAAAAACCTTTTTAGCCACCACTCCATTTCAATACTATCAAAAGCCGATCAAGAAGTTGATCCGATACGGGCTATTTGTAAATCTGCGGATGGAAATATCTGGGTTGGCTTCGATCGTTTAGGGCTGGTCCGTATTACGCCCGATAATCAGCAAGTTTTATATTCCGACATATATTTCCCGGGAAATACAACACAAAGTCTGGAGAACATCAGATCAATCTATGAAGATTCAAATGGAAAACTATGGATTGGCTCCGGCAAAGGATTATGTAGCTATAACCCAACAAATAACCACGTAGAATCAACCATTCTTAAATACGGATGGGAGTGGCCCGATGTATGTTATCGGATGCATGAGTTTGATCAGGGGAAACTAACAATTACCAATCAATTTGGCATTGGGATTATAGATTTAAAAAATGGCAAGCTCGAAAAAATACAAATGCCTGATAATTATGCACCATGGTCTATTCGAAGCATTACAAAAGATAAAAATTTAAATTTTTGGTTTGTTTCAGGAGATATCGGTATGTGTAAATTAACTCCCGAAGGAGAACTAACTTATTTTACCTACGAGAAAGACAAATTTAGCGACAGCAAACTCTATTCCCAGGAAATAGTTGGAGATACAATGTGGATCGGCAGTAATACCGGCTTAATGGCATTTGATATAAATAAAGAAAAAGTTGTTGCAAGTTATTTTGAAAAGAATGGTTTATCAAACAATCTTGTTTACAGCACTATAAAATCCGGCGATTATTTATGGATAAGTACAAACAGAGGAATAAATAGGTTGAGTTTAAAAGATTTCACAATTGAAAAATACCTTACGGACAACCTTTTTATGGATGATGCTTTCTTCCATGACTCGGAAGGTGAAATTTATTTCGGTGGTTACGATGGTTTTGTTAGTTTTAATCCCAACCAAATAAAAAGCAATACAACTCCTCCCAATCCTGTAATTACCAATCTATTCATCAACAATAAAAAAATATTGCCCGGAGATCCCATAAGCGAAAAAAGAACTTTACCAGCTTCACTACTAAACCTCAATTTATTAGAACTCGACTATAATTCAAATACATTTTCGCTGGCTTTTGACGCTTTCCCTTTTGATTATCCCGATTTAACTTATTTCAGATATCGCCTGGCTGGACTTTCTTCAGAGTGGGTTATGACTCCCACAAATTCCAACAGAGCCATATTTACAAATCTTCCTCCCGGCGATTACACCTTCGAAGTACAAGCAAGTAAAAATGCACAATTATGGAGTTCCCCAATCCAGCTAAAATTGTCTATTATTCCTCCCTTTTACCTCACAAGATGGTTTAAATCACTCGTAATTTTCTTTATTCTAATCGTGTTCTATTCTATTGTAAAAATTCGTATTTATACGATAAAACGCTGGAATATTCAGCTTGAAAAGCAAATTAAAGAACAAACACAATCGATTGAGGAACAAAAGAATAAAATCATCGCACAGAAAGAAAAAATGGTTACCCTAAACAAAAAGTTACACGAAGCCGACCAGGCAAAACTTCGCTATTACACAAACCTTTCGCATGAGTTTCGCACCCCACTAACCATTATTTTAGGAAATATTGAAGTTTTAAAAGAACAAAGAGTCAACCAGTATATTTTAAAAAATATCAAAAAAAGTTCTGATCGGTTATTCCGGCTCGTCAACCAATTTATCGATCTTCATAAATACGATCATGGTGATCTAAAACTTCAAATCTCGAAATTCGATATTGTTTCTTTTACAAAAGAAATTACAGATACTTTTAACGAGTATGCTCTTCGAAAAAATATTCAGATTGAAGTTTTAAAACAAAATGATTCAATCCCCCTTTGGCTCGACAAGGATAAAACCGATAAGATTATTTATAACATTCTATCAAATGCCATAAAATACACGAAAGATGATGGTTATATTTTTATCGACTTTGAAAAACAAGAAGATGGGGTTGTTATAAAAATTACCGACACAGGTATTGGCATATCAAAACAAGAACAGAACAAGATCTTCGATCGTTTTTTTAGAAGTGAAAAGATAAATAATTATACCGACGGGCATGGCATGGGGCTTACATTAGTAAAGGCCTTGGTCGAAATCCAAAAAGGAATAATTAGCTGCTCCAGCCAAGAGGAAATGGGAACTACGTTTAAAGTATTTTTCAAATACGGACGAGAGCATTTTAAACCCTCGGATATTACTGAAGACGAGAGTATTTCATCAATAAAAGAAATAGTCCTCCCCACCATCCCGTCTATTGATCCAGGCAATCCCTCTGGCAATGAAATCCTATTAGTGGAAGATAACCCTGATTTGTTGGAATACCTCTCCTCTTTGCTTGGGAAATATTACAAAATCAGATCGGCGACAAACGGAAAAGAAGCGCTTGAAAAACTCGAAGAAAGTATTCCGGAACTAATAATTACTGATTTAATGATGCCGATTATGGATGGATTAAGTTTATCGAAAGCAGTGAAAGAAAAACAGGAAACCCGCTTTATTCCCATTATTATACTAACAGCCAAAACAGATACATCATCTAAAATTGAGGGTTATCAAACCAATATTGATGATTATATAGAAAAGCCCTTTAGCCCAAACCTTCTACTTTCGAGAGTAAATAATGTATTGAACAAATACCAAAGTATAAGAAAAGATATAGAACAATTTTCGGCCTCCAGAAATGACAACTGGAGCGAAGATGATAAATTATTTTTTAAGAAGATCCTTATTATTCTGGATAGTAATTTTTCTGATCCGGAGTTTAATGCTGATACTTTAAGCAGCTTAATTGGAATGAGTCGGGTGACCTTTTACCGGCGAATGAAAAAGCTAAACCAAGAGAATCCCGGAGAATTTATTCGCAAATACCGTTTAAAGAAAGCGTCAAATCTTATAAAAGAAGGAAGCAAAACTATTAGTGAAATAGCATCGGAGGTAGGTTTTCAAAGTCTTCCTCATTTCAGAAAATGTTTTAAAGAAGAATATGGAACTACTCCTTCAGAATATAAAAACTAG
- a CDS encoding DUF4199 domain-containing protein — MEQKSSPLLKSSLTYGIYAALISIFLNVVIWAGGIMESLGLFGSIIVAVLSLVISFVILFIFAKNYRNKEFDGYISFTEAFKFLMLVTIVSTVILVIYTYIFHSFIAPDYMENLMASMQQKTLEFMESRGVPDASIDQAMEQFKEIPTIAKTLRQTALSGIIGGGIISLIVAAIVKKKVEDSY; from the coding sequence ATGGAACAAAAATCATCACCTTTACTAAAATCATCGTTAACCTATGGCATTTATGCGGCTTTAATTTCCATTTTCCTCAATGTAGTTATTTGGGCCGGCGGCATCATGGAATCGTTAGGTCTTTTTGGGTCGATAATTGTTGCCGTTTTATCACTGGTAATTTCTTTTGTTATACTATTCATTTTCGCAAAAAATTACCGAAATAAAGAATTTGACGGCTACATTAGTTTTACAGAAGCTTTTAAGTTTCTCATGCTGGTAACAATTGTTTCAACTGTAATTTTGGTTATTTACACCTATATTTTCCACAGTTTTATTGCTCCTGACTATATGGAGAACCTGATGGCCAGCATGCAGCAAAAAACACTGGAATTTATGGAAAGCCGTGGTGTTCCTGATGCAAGTATTGACCAGGCAATGGAACAGTTTAAAGAAATTCCTACAATTGCAAAAACATTACGCCAAACAGCCCTTTCAGGCATAATTGGCGGTGGCATAATTTCGCTTATTGTTGCAGCAATTGTTAAAAAGAAAGTTGAAGATTCATATTAA